In Penaeus monodon isolate SGIC_2016 chromosome 15, NSTDA_Pmon_1, whole genome shotgun sequence, a genomic segment contains:
- the LOC119581959 gene encoding ceramide synthase 6-like isoform X2, with translation MAVLLSWGESLSAWFWKPEVWLIRGYTWDSLAQAEHFQYPVFSDLWTYPFAIAAALLVLRYFVLNPFVFTPTALALGVSNNQQRPPPPNRVLEAVFRRHRNRTPAEVISKAARESGFSERKVERWLRQRVVSARSTDVEKFNDCAWQALYYSLYCVMGFVVLWDKAWLWDIKHCWYDYPEQSVDNDIWWYYMTALGFYWCMTLTHFIQHQRKDSLQMFIHHVLTIMLIVFSWTVNFVRLGSLVLIVHECADIPMLFAKMSKLFGRRDLMDKFFVVFVLLWLSTRTGLFPLWILNNSLFEAHVILDVELIPVYYIFNGMMLTLFLIHVVWTYLILRILVTKLLDHKLEDLRSSSDASADEDERATKKGQ, from the coding sequence ATGGCAGTGTTGCTGAGTTGGGGTGAGAGCCTGAGCGCCTGGTTCTGGAAGCCGGAGGTCTGGCTCATCCGGGGCTACACGTGGGACTCCCTCGCCCAGGCTGAACATTTTCAGTATCCTGTCTTCAGCGACCTGTGGACATACCCTTTTGCCATAGCCGCTGCCCTCCTTGTCCTCCGATACTTCGTCCTCAACCCCTTCGTGTTCACCCCGACGGCCCTCGCCCTGGGCGTCTCCAACAACCAGCAGCGGCCGCCGCCTCCAAACCGAGTCCTTGAGGCGGTGTTCCGACGCCACAGGAATCGCACTCCAGCGGAGGTCATATCCAAGGCCGCGCGAGAGAGCGGCTTCAGTGAGCGCAAGGTCGAAAGGTGGCTGAGGCAGCGCGTCGTGTCTGCGAGGTCTACCGATGTGGAGAAGTTTAACGACTGCGCATGGCAGGCGTTGTACTACAGTCTGTACTGCGTGATGGGGTTTGTGGTGCTTTGGGACAAGGCGTGGCTGTGGGACATCAAGCACTGCTGGTACGACTACCCCGAGCAGAGTGTGGACAACGACATTTGGTGGTACTACATGACGGCGCTCGGCTTCTACTGGTGTATGACGCTCACGCACTTCATCCAACACCAAAGGAAGGACTCGCTGCAGATGTTCATCCACCACGTCCTCACTATCATGCTCATCGTCTTCTCATGGACGGTCAACTTCGTGCGTCTCGGCTCGCTCGTGCTGATCGTCCACGAGTGCGCTGACATCCCCATGCTGTTTGCCAAGATGAGCAAGCTCTTCGGGCGTCGGGACTTGATGGACAAATTCTTCGTGGTGTTCGTGCTGTTGTGGCTGAGCACGAGGACCGGACTGTTCCCCCTGTGGATCCTCAACAACTCGCTGTTTGAGGCGCACGTGATTCTCGATGTGGAGCTCATCCCTGTCTATTACATCTTCAATGGGATGATGCTTACACTGTTCTTGATCCACGTCGTTTGGACGTACCTCATCCTCAGGATTCTCGTCACGAAGCTTCTGGACCACAAGTTGGAGGACCTCCGCTCCTCTTCGGACGCCTCGGCTGACGAAGACGAGCGTGCCACCAAGAAGGGCCAGTAA
- the LOC119581962 gene encoding ceramide synthase 3-like, producing MTSCSTDSFHFPVFSDVWIYPPAFGLCLMLFRFSFLEPRLFRPLARSMGVSDWRPAPPAFDAALDALYRRYQTKVPAQVIVETSEANNLTPRQVQRWLNRKHAVLKSTKYEKFMDCAYDFSCHTFMCIFGFVVMVSKPWLWNITLCWRDYPHHSISADVWWYYMLCLAYFWSTTIIQIPKPAHRVSDKVQMMSHHLFTILLMVFSWTCNFVRVGTLVLVVHECADVPLQAAKIFKHAGIDTLTDVMFAVFVILWLATRCCVFPFWIMHSVFFEATTFMFMPSAYLFMGLLVGLLILNLGWTWIILSIVIRKLRAGTLQDVRSSGEEESEDESQMSNGIKRE from the coding sequence ATGACCTCCTGTTCCACTGATAGCTTCCACTTCCCGGTTTTTTCCGACGTGTGGATCTACCCTCCTGCCTTTGGCTTGTGCTTAATGCTGTTCCGCTTCTCGTTCTTGGAGCCCCGTTTGTTCCGCCCCCTGGCGCGCAGCATGGGCGTCTCCGACTGGCGTCCGGCCCCTCCGGCCTTCGACGCCGCTCTCGATGCCCTCTATCGACGCTACCAGACCAAGGTTCCCGCGCAGGTGATCGTGGAGACCTCGGAAGCCAACAACTTGACCCCTCGCCAGGTGCAGAGATGGCTGAACCGAAAGCATGCCGTATTAAAGTCAACCAAGTACGAGAAGTTCATGGACTGCGCTTATGATTTTTCTTGTCAcacttttatgtgtatttttggcTTCGTCGTCATGGTCTCGAAACCATGGCTGTGGAACATCACACTGTGCTGGAGGGATTATCCACACCACAGCATCAGCGCCGACGTCTGGTGGTACTACATGCTGTGCTTGGCTTACTTTTGGTCCACAACCATCATCCAGATACCCAAGCCGGCGCACAGAGTCTCCGATAAGGTTCAGATGATGTCTCATCATTTGTTTACGATTCTCCTGATGGTGTTCTCGTGGACATGTAACTTCGTTCGCGTTGGGACGCTGGTTCTCGTTGTCCATGAATGTGCCGACGTCCCTCTTCAGGCCGCCAAGATATTCAAGCACGCAGGTATCGACACACTCACTGATGTGATGTTCGCGGTGTTCGTCATCCTTTGGCTGGCGACCCGCTGTTGCGTCTTCCCTTTCTGGATCATGCACAGCGTGTTCTTCGAGGCCACCACCTTCATGTTCATGCCCTCAGCCTACCTCTTCATGGGGCTTCTGGTGGGCCTCCTCATCCTCAACCTGGGATGGACGTGGATCATCCTGAGCATTGTGATCAGGAAGCTCCGTGCAGGAACCTTACAGGATGTTCGGTCGTCAGGAGAAGAGGAATCGGAGGATGAGTCCCAGATGAGTAATGGGATCAAAAGAGAGTAG
- the LOC119581959 gene encoding ceramide synthase 6-like isoform X1: MLLGRMAVLLSWGESLSAWFWKPEVWLIRGYTWDSLAQAEHFQYPVFSDLWTYPFAIAAALLVLRYFVLNPFVFTPTALALGVSNNQQRPPPPNRVLEAVFRRHRNRTPAEVISKAARESGFSERKVERWLRQRVVSARSTDVEKFNDCAWQALYYSLYCVMGFVVLWDKAWLWDIKHCWYDYPEQSVDNDIWWYYMTALGFYWCMTLTHFIQHQRKDSLQMFIHHVLTIMLIVFSWTVNFVRLGSLVLIVHECADIPMLFAKMSKLFGRRDLMDKFFVVFVLLWLSTRTGLFPLWILNNSLFEAHVILDVELIPVYYIFNGMMLTLFLIHVVWTYLILRILVTKLLDHKLEDLRSSSDASADEDERATKKGQ, encoded by the exons ATGTTACTAG GTAGGATGGCAGTGTTGCTGAGTTGGGGTGAGAGCCTGAGCGCCTGGTTCTGGAAGCCGGAGGTCTGGCTCATCCGGGGCTACACGTGGGACTCCCTCGCCCAGGCTGAACATTTTCAGTATCCTGTCTTCAGCGACCTGTGGACATACCCTTTTGCCATAGCCGCTGCCCTCCTTGTCCTCCGATACTTCGTCCTCAACCCCTTCGTGTTCACCCCGACGGCCCTCGCCCTGGGCGTCTCCAACAACCAGCAGCGGCCGCCGCCTCCAAACCGAGTCCTTGAGGCGGTGTTCCGACGCCACAGGAATCGCACTCCAGCGGAGGTCATATCCAAGGCCGCGCGAGAGAGCGGCTTCAGTGAGCGCAAGGTCGAAAGGTGGCTGAGGCAGCGCGTCGTGTCTGCGAGGTCTACCGATGTGGAGAAGTTTAACGACTGCGCATGGCAGGCGTTGTACTACAGTCTGTACTGCGTGATGGGGTTTGTGGTGCTTTGGGACAAGGCGTGGCTGTGGGACATCAAGCACTGCTGGTACGACTACCCCGAGCAGAGTGTGGACAACGACATTTGGTGGTACTACATGACGGCGCTCGGCTTCTACTGGTGTATGACGCTCACGCACTTCATCCAACACCAAAGGAAGGACTCGCTGCAGATGTTCATCCACCACGTCCTCACTATCATGCTCATCGTCTTCTCATGGACGGTCAACTTCGTGCGTCTCGGCTCGCTCGTGCTGATCGTCCACGAGTGCGCTGACATCCCCATGCTGTTTGCCAAGATGAGCAAGCTCTTCGGGCGTCGGGACTTGATGGACAAATTCTTCGTGGTGTTCGTGCTGTTGTGGCTGAGCACGAGGACCGGACTGTTCCCCCTGTGGATCCTCAACAACTCGCTGTTTGAGGCGCACGTGATTCTCGATGTGGAGCTCATCCCTGTCTATTACATCTTCAATGGGATGATGCTTACACTGTTCTTGATCCACGTCGTTTGGACGTACCTCATCCTCAGGATTCTCGTCACGAAGCTTCTGGACCACAAGTTGGAGGACCTCCGCTCCTCTTCGGACGCCTCGGCTGACGAAGACGAGCGTGCCACCAAGAAGGGCCAGTAA